The following nucleotide sequence is from Acinetobacter equi.
TACTATTTTTAATTACGATATTTGGATTAAACATTAAAAACCTATTTTGTTTCATTATTTGATGGCATATCTTACAGAAAGTTCATTATTAGAATAAATGATCTTTTTTCATACACATCATTCTATTTTTGCAACGAACTTAATTCAAAATAATTTATTTTTGATACTGACTTTCTATGTATGGACTGCTAGGATTTGTTTAATTTTTCGCAACACTGTCCAGCATGGAACTAATCGATTTTATTTTAAATGTAGATGAGCACTTGTTTGAATTTATTACCAATTATGGTACATGGGTTTATGCAATCTTATTTTTAATTATTTTTGTCGAAACTGGTTTAGTGGTTATGCCATTTTTACCAGGAGATAGTTTACTCTTTGCTGCGGGTGCATTAGCTGCATCAACAGGTGCAATGAATCCTATCACTTTGATTATTCTTCTTTTTATTGCTGCTGTTTTAGGTGACACATTAAACTATCATATTGGTAAATATATAGGTCCACGTGTTTTTGAACTTGAATCTAAATTAATCAATAAACAACATTTAATTGCAACACAGCATTTTTTTGAAAAGCATGGTGGAAAAACGATTATTTTTGCTCGCTTTATTCCTTTTGCACGTACATTTGCCCCTTTTATTGCAGGTGCGGGCAGTATGAATTATAAATATTTTCTAACCTATAATGTTATTGGTGCATTCTGTTGGATTACATCTTTTGTTGTTCTAGGTTACTTATTTGGTAATGCACCGATCATTAAAGATAATTTCACTCATCTTATTTTTGGAATTATCATTATTAGTGTATTACCTGGTATTTTTGGAATTATAAAACAACGCATTGGAAAGAAAAAACTTAAATCTTCATCTGATTAAGTTAAAAAATCTGAAATACCACGGGTAACATACAAATCAATAAAATGAGAGCTGAACCTTTATATAACTGGTCGGCTTTTATTTTTTTGGTCTCCCCAGCTAAAATTTTACGCCCAAAGAACATCCAAAACATTGCTGTTGGAATCAATACAATACAAAATATAAGATGAATAACTACAAAATTGAAAACACTATTCCAAGTCTCCTCTGGGAAAATACCAGCAGCAAATAGAAGCGCTTTAGGGTTTTTTAATGTCACAAAAAATAATTGACGAGGGCGAATATAACGATGCTTCTGACTATGTTCTTCTAAATATGAAAGCTTCCATAATCGAAATACAAGCCAACAAACATAACCAAAACTCAAAGCATGTAAAAGTGCAATTAAATGTGGCCAAATTGAGGTAAATAAATGAATAATCAATGACCATAAACTAATGGCATAAAAATACCCCAATAGTTCAGCAGGGATAAATAAGCTCGTTTTTGCAAAGCCTTGTTGATGAGCAGAACTTGCCAATAAAATATTGGTTGGACCCGGAATCATCAAGACAGCAATTATTGCTAAAACAAAAAGCCAACTCTCAATCATTGAGCTTTATCCCCTTTTAAAAGCAGGTGCACACCTTATATGAAAGTGAATAAAAATAACAATCAATTTAGTTAAAAACTCAATCACACTAAAATTATTTTTGTAAAAATAATAATAAATTTTTGTTTTATATAGTTTATTTCAAACATCATTATTTTGTTATCACATATTCCAAATGTGATAACAAATTCACTTCATATTAATTTGCTGTTTTATTTCTCACAATAATTGGACATCCTTTAAATTGTGCAGCTTGAATAATAGCCTCTTGCTCGCCTAAAACACGTGCTAATTCTGTTTTTTTCGTATTAGAAGACTGTCCCATATTCACAGAAATGCTCGGACCAAATCCCCATCCACTTCGGCTTCCCCATCCACCACCAAGACCTACACCCACACCAACGCCTGTACGCTTCGGTGCATCTACACCATTTTCAACATACTGATGAATACGGTTATATTCACTTTGCAATTGACCGCAATCTAAAGCTTGATACTGTGTAGGAGAAACATAAGTTGGTTTCACATTTGAGGCACATGCGCCCAATAATAATGTGGAACCGATCATTAAAAATGTTAAAGTGCGTTTCATTTTATAATCTCAAATATTTATCTATCTCATTGAACAATGATTGATAGGCTTGCGTCAATTTATGTTGTTGATTCATGTGAATCAACTGTAAATTTTGGTGGCGTGTTATTCTCAGTATCACACATCATGGCAATTTCATTTTGGATCAAAAGTCGTACTTTTAATATTTTATCGATCTTACTTCTTACGCTATTTTGAATCGATATGATCAAAATTACATATATTTTTCGCAAGAAGAAAGTTCTCAATATTATCCAAATGTTGGCTGTAAGATTACTAAACCATAAATAGCAATAAATGAAATTACAGCAATCACCCAACCCGCTCTTCGCTGAACCAATAAAACTGTTTCATCTTTTTTAAAAGCTTTAATTAATGAAGAAACCATAACAAGAAATAAGATAATTTTAGCGTAAAACCAAGTTTCAACTTGAAAGTTCTTCTGCATCAACAAGACTAGCCCTGTTAGCACTAATAAAGTTAAAGCCAAATGCTGTATACCAATAAATGGTTTACGCAATTTTGGATGAATCTGCTGTGTCTCAGTTGCTTTAAATAAACCAATGCCACTTAATATAAGAGCAATCAACAACAAACCTACACCAACTAAATGAATGTTGCTAAGTAATGTAACATCTACCATCGACTTAAAACCTTAATTTTTGGGTGCATGTGCACATTCTGGGCTAGATGTATCTTGTCCGTTCCATTCTGATGGAAGAAATGCATGAATCGCTAATGCATGTATTTTTCCAGCACTTAATAAATTACCCGCAGCGCTATATACCAATTGATGGCGCTGTACTAAACGTAAGCCTTCAAATGCTTCACTCACAATAACAGCTTTAAAATGTGACTCTTTACCAGGAAAATAACCACCATGGCCAGAAGACTCATTCACCACTTCTAAGTAATTAGGAGAAAGCTCTTGTAAACGTTGAACCAACTCTTGTTCTAAGCTCATTTTTAATTCCAATTTCCAGCAATCTATCAATCAGTATAACGATTATTTATCTCTCTTTTTAGCTAATTCTTTTCATACTTATAAGAAATCTTTTATTCATTTTGACTATTTTTTCTATTTAATAGAATTTTATGTTCCATTTTGGCTTTTATTTATTCAAACAGTATTTTTTTTTGAATAAAGTTATTGACCCAAGTTTTCCATAATGTATTATACACCGCATGCGGGAATAGCTCAGTTGGTAGAGCACAACCTTGCCAAGGTTGGGGTCGCGAGTTCGAGTCTCGTTTCCCGCTCCAAAATCTTTTTTGTTTAGTTTTTTATAGTAAAAAATTATTCGACCCCGCGGGAATAGCTCAGTTGGTAGAGCACAACCTTGCCAAGGTTGGGGTCGCGAGTTCGAGTCTCGTTTCCCGCTCCAAATTCAAAAAAGCCCTCATCAAAAGATGGGGGCTTTTTTATTGTTGATTTTAAACAATATTTTTTTCCCAACTTATAAACTTAAAATGCTTAAAGCTAGTAAAAAGTTAAGATAGATCACTTGAAAATGGTCTTACGTGACCAAAAGTGCCCTAAACGTGCCCTGCAACCATCACATATAGATCAATATATTAAAGATTTTGCATAAATTTTAGTGAACATAGACTGAGTAATTCTAAAAAAGCTTAAAACACTTCATTATGGCTTTTATTGAAGTCTTTTTTACTACTTTATAAAAATGGTGACCAAATCTGGTCACCATAAATATACAATAAAAAACAAAATCTTAAACTAAAAATTATTAATTTATGGACCGATTTTTTATTAAAAAAACTTATTCTTCCTGCTTGAACTTTAATAAATCACCAACCTCTACATTTAACAATACACATAATTTTTCTAATGTTTCAAAGTCAATACGAGTTGATTGACCATTATAAAGCTTATGTAAAGTTGTCTTACTCATTCCGGTTGCCCGAGCTACATCTGCCACCTTCATTCTTCGTTCCGCCAAAAGAACAGGCAAGTTACAAACTATCATCAATTACCACCATTGTGTAATAAAGTACTTGCATAGTGTATTAAACGCATTTATTATTGCATTGTGATCTTAAATAACACCATTATGATACTTTATAAAAGGATACAAACATGAATCTTACCTATATTACTACAAAAGAACTAGCGGAACGAATCCATTACAACGAACGTACCATCCGTAATCAGTTGAAGGACAGTGTTCTAATTGAAGGCATTCATTACATCCGCCCTTTTGGTGGACGCAAAATTTTATATGTATGGGAGCGTATTGAAGAAGATATGACTAAAACCACTTTAGGCTCGCTATACAGCCTACAACTTCAATAAGGAGAACATTATTATGGCGGCTATTCGTACTAGATACGGTAAGTTATGTGTTGATTTTCGATACTTAAACATCCGTTGTCGTGAAACAACAGCTCTTGAAGATAATGCTCAAAATCGCAAAAAGCTTGAAAAAGCGATTGAGCGAATGGAAGCGGAAATCTTACTGGGTATTTTTGACTATGCTAAATACTTTCCAAAAAGTTCTCGCTTAAAAGAAATCAAAAATGCAGAAAACAAAGTAAATGAAATCAGCTCTAAAACTCCCCTATTTTCCAAGTTCTGTGAAATCTGGTTCACTGATAAAAAAATAGAATGGCGTGCGAGCTACAAGGAGAAAATTCAGATTGTGATCAAAAAGTACTTAATCCCTTTTTTTGGCACAATTCCGGTTATTAATATCAAAAAGTCAGACATTCTTGGATTCCGTTCATCCCTCGCCAAAGTGACTCACGGAAAAAACC
It contains:
- a CDS encoding DedA family protein, which gives rise to MELIDFILNVDEHLFEFITNYGTWVYAILFLIIFVETGLVVMPFLPGDSLLFAAGALAASTGAMNPITLIILLFIAAVLGDTLNYHIGKYIGPRVFELESKLINKQHLIATQHFFEKHGGKTIIFARFIPFARTFAPFIAGAGSMNYKYFLTYNVIGAFCWITSFVVLGYLFGNAPIIKDNFTHLIFGIIIISVLPGIFGIIKQRIGKKKLKSSSD
- a CDS encoding LysE family translocator, which gives rise to MIESWLFVLAIIAVLMIPGPTNILLASSAHQQGFAKTSLFIPAELLGYFYAISLWSLIIHLFTSIWPHLIALLHALSFGYVCWLVFRLWKLSYLEEHSQKHRYIRPRQLFFVTLKNPKALLFAAGIFPEETWNSVFNFVVIHLIFCIVLIPTAMFWMFFGRKILAGETKKIKADQLYKGSALILLICMLPVVFQIF
- a CDS encoding SirB2 family protein — translated: MVDVTLLSNIHLVGVGLLLIALILSGIGLFKATETQQIHPKLRKPFIGIQHLALTLLVLTGLVLLMQKNFQVETWFYAKIILFLVMVSSLIKAFKKDETVLLVQRRAGWVIAVISFIAIYGLVILQPTFG
- a CDS encoding BolA family protein encodes the protein MSLEQELVQRLQELSPNYLEVVNESSGHGGYFPGKESHFKAVIVSEAFEGLRLVQRHQLVYSAAGNLLSAGKIHALAIHAFLPSEWNGQDTSSPECAHAPKN
- a CDS encoding helix-turn-helix domain-containing protein, which produces MIVCNLPVLLAERRMKVADVARATGMSKTTLHKLYNGQSTRIDFETLEKLCVLLNVEVGDLLKFKQEE